One Onthophagus taurus isolate NC chromosome 11, IU_Otau_3.0, whole genome shotgun sequence genomic window carries:
- the LOC139432098 gene encoding uncharacterized protein, which produces MASSLDSLAGNLEEFDLINIRKFFPHNDQFRLLSKKGIFPYGYMDSLDKLNVTSLPPKSAFFNKLSFEDITDEQYSHAQTVWEKFNCQNLKDYSDLYLKTDVLLLADVFEKFRQVCFKTYDLDSAHYYTAPGLSWDALLKFTKIKLELLADIDQVHFIKKGIRGGISQCSLRSAKANNKYTDDYNPNLPSNFLMYWDANNLYGWAMSQFMPVSNFKWLTENETQNLDFNSIPDNSDFGYILDVDIEYPKDLHDLHNDLPFLAENLIAPNNRCESETRLIPNLFDKKNYVIHYRNLKQAVAHGLKVRKINRVLSFRQSAWLKSYIDKNTELRQTAKNAFEKHFFKLMNNSVFGKTMENVDKRVDVRLVTSWDDVHTGKTTGRPRLGARSLIAKLNFKNIKVFTETFSAIQMDRLHVVYDKPLYVGFTVLKLSKLLMYNF; this is translated from the coding sequence ATGGCCTCATCATTAGATTCTTTAGCTGGTAACCTTGaagaatttgatttaataaatatacgtaaattctttccacacaATGATCAGTTTAGATTATTGAGCAAGAAAGGAATATTCCCTTACGGTTATATGGATTCACTCGATAAATTAAACGTAACGTCATTGCCACCTAAAAGCGCTTTTTTCAACAAACTATCATTTGAAGATATAACCGATGAGCAGTATTCCCATGCTCAAACTGTGtgggaaaaatttaattgtcaaaatttaaaagattattcGGATTTGTATCTAAAAACTGATGTCCTTTTACTTGCTGATGTATTTGAGAAATTCAGACAAGTTTGCTTCAAAACCTATGATTTAGATTCCGCTCATTATTATACTGCCCCAGGACTTTCTTGGGATGCCTTGTTGAAATtcaccaaaattaaattagaattattggCGGATATAGACCAAGtccattttattaagaaaggtATCCGTGGAGGCATTTCCCAATGCTCGCTACGGTCCGCTAAAGCCAATAATAAATATACGGATGATTATAACCCCAATTTACcgtcaaactttttaatgtattgggaCGCTAATAATTTGTATGGGTGGGCGATGTCTCAATTTATGCCCGTGTCCAATTTTAAATGGTTGACTGAAAATGAAACgcaaaatttagattttaatagtATACCTGATAATTCTGATTTCGGATATATTTTAGATGTAGATATTGAATACCCCAAGGATTTACATGATTTACACAACGATCTCCCGTTTTTAGCTGAGAATTTAATTGCCCCCAATAATCGATGTGAAAGTGAAACGAGattaattccaaatttatttgataagaaaaattatgtgatccattatagaaatttaaaacaggCCGTTGCTCACGGTCTTAAAGTTCGCAAAATTAATAGAGTTTTATCGTTCAGACAGTCTGCGTGGTTGAAATCTTACATCGATAAAAATACGGAATTACGTCAAACCGCAAAGAATGCgtttgaaaaacatttttttaaattgatgaacAATTCCGTATTCGGCAAGACAATGGAAAACGTCGATAAGCGAGTCGATGTAAGATTAGTGACCAGTTGGGATGATGTGCATACTGGTAAAACCACAGGTAGACCTCGTTTAGGAGCTCGGAGTTTAAtcgcaaaattaaattttaaaaatattaaagtattcACAGAAACGTTTTCGGCAATTCAAATGGATCGTCTTCATGTCGTTTACGATAAACCTCTATACGTTGGTTTTACTGttttaaaactttcaaaattattaatgtataatttttaa